In Sulfuriferula plumbiphila, the genomic window CCGCTGGTCAGTGAGGGTAAGGTTCGCGTTACCCAGACCGCGCGTGGGGTGAGCGTGGAGATCAATGCCAGTCTTCTGTTTGCGCCTGGCGAAGCAAAACTGACCGAGGAATCCAGCCAGGCATTAAAAGCCGTAGCGGCGGTGCTGAACAACGATCAACATGCCATACGGGTTGAAGGCTATACGGACAACCTGCCGATCAGCAATGCGTTTTTCCCTTCCAACTGGGAATTGTCTGCCATGCGTGCAAGCAGCGTGGTCAGGCTGTTTGGCGAGAGCGGCATTAGCGAGAATCGCCTGACGGCGGTTGGACACGGATCGAACCAGCCCGTCGATTCCAACACCACTGCTGTGGGCCGGGCACGCAACCGCCGCGTGACGGTGACCATCCTGTCGGCACTCCCGGAAGTGGTCACGGAAGTGCCGGTCAAAGCAAGCTCCCACAATTAGCCCGGCTGCTCAGTGCGGACGCGTAGTTGAGCCGGCCATAGTCGCGCAGACCTGGGCAGGCAGACCTTAGGGCACCCGAAAGACGGAAAACGGCCAGCACAGCAGCAGACATCCGGGCGCCTGCATCAACGCGAATTGAGTGTCGCCAATAACAAGCTTTTCAATGTCTTGATCAGCGCGGTTTCATCCGCCGAGACACCTTCCGGCGCTAGCCGGGAGCGGTCTGCATAGAGCAGACCAAGCGGCTTTTCCTGTATTACCAGCGGCAGGACAACAAAACTGCGCGTATCCGGCAACAATTCGCGGTGCCAGACTGGGATGAGCTGGTGAATTTTGGTGGCAGCGGCATCCGCAATCATCAGGTCGGCGTTGTTCTTGATCGCCAGATGAAATATATCGTGCGTGGTGGTGGCGGAGAATCTGAAACCCGCCTGGCGTGCGGCATGGTGCTCACCAATCGCAACACGCGCCCGAAACTGGTTGCTTTTCAGATCCTTCATGCAAACCGTCGCGAATCGAAAGCCCATGCCCTGGTACAGGGTTTCCAGCACCTGCATGATCAGCTCGTTGAGCTTGCCATGGCCGGAGCCCATCATCTGCGTCACGTCCTGTACCCCTGCCAGCAGCAACGCATGTGCATTGATGGGTTTTCCACTGGCATGACACGCTATGGATGGCTTGCTGTCAGGCCCGGCTGTGGTCAGCAGGAAATCATTCAGCAGATTTTGCGCACTGGTGCCGGTTTCAATTTCGCCCGGCAGTTCAGCCGGTTTGTCGGGCAGGGAGAGCAGCCCCATGCTGTCCAGCAGGATGTGGGCTTCTTCGATCGCCAGTGCAAACAGCTGGTCGATTTTTCCCTTGTCCAGGCTGAGCGCGGCGCCGAAACGCGCCAGCAGTATCTGGTTATCAGCGTGTTGTTTTGCGTCATTCAAATGCGGCATCAGTCTGGCTGCTTCCGAACTGAAAGATGCCACCAGGGACATCCATTCCTGGCGACTCTCGGGCGCTTTCTGTGCGCGGGCGGAAAGTGGGCTGAGGGCATGAATGAGCGTATCGGAGATTTTCCAGTCATGCAGCACGGTGGCGCCGAGCTGGTCGAAGCTGCAGCCCAGCACCTGCATGGACGCCCTGGCGGGGGTGAGATCGGCGCTATGGGTCAGTTCGGTTATTTCGCTGTACAAACCGTGATCATGTGAAGCAACCAATAGCTGGCCCAGATTCTTGAACAGGGCGGCGATGGCGGCTTCTTCAGAATCATGGAAGTGGCTGCGTCGCGCCAGTTGCCGCCCGATGACGCTGGCACGCAAGGCCTGCGCCAGTTCAAAACGTACGCTCTGCGCATGGTTGTTGTCGGGCAGGCGGTCAACCAGCAGCATGGCTAATGCACAGGTCTTGACCGTGTCAAAACCAAGCAGGAAAATTGCGCTTGAGATGGTGGTGATCGTTCTGCCTGAGGCGGTACGGTACGACACCGTATTGGATAGCCGCAGTATTTTCTGGGTAAGCGCGACATCGGACAAGACGAAATTGGTGAGTTCCTGCAAGGCTTCGTCATCGGACGAAGCGAGCTGCACCACACGTGACACGGCGCTGCCCAGCGCAGGCAGGTTGGCATCATCGCTGAATTTTTGCAAAAGCGCAGCGCGCCTTGCGGCCGTGCTGGCAGGTTGCGACATGGAAGTAAGGTCAGCACGCATGGAATTTGAGCGGTGGAGTAGCCGGGTGTATTTCTGGTCTTATGCGCCAGGCTGCTTGCAGTTATGCCCTGGGTGACCCGGGGCATGTGTGGACACGGCCTGTCAGCTTTAGGCTGGGTTGGTACAAATTAGCCGATGACCAGATTGCGTGCCGCTACTGAAATCTTCGATTGCCCATCCGGGCCATAGAAACCGCTGCGCTGATCCGCGCCATGCAGCACGTTCAGGGCGACCTGGTTGCGCGTCAAATGGGTATTGATCAGCAAGCCATTGACGCGGTTCATTTCTTTTGCGGATTGTGTCAGCGCCAGCAGTTCTGCCCAGGTTTCTGCGGCGCTGCCGGCTGTTTGACTGGCCAGCCATGCCTGCATGCCCGCTTCGCTCTGCGGGTATCCGGCTGTCGCCAGGGCGTGCAGGCGGGTGTTGGCCAGTTCCGTCATGCGTGCCACGGTTCTGGCTTTTTCATCGGTTACGGCACTCAGCCGGTCGATGTCTGCTTCGAGCAATAAGGCCTGTTCCTGCTGGATAAGGCCAAGCAGGCAGTGCATTGCATCGCGTTCTTCGTTGAGTGTATCCATCAGGCGGGTATCCATGAAATGCAGGTTCAGTTCCGGCGTGCTTGCAGCAGGTTTTTCACGGTTGCCAGCAGCCCGTCCGCAACTTTCTCGGGATTGACCTGGAACTTCCCATCGGCAATGGCGAGCTTGATGGCTTCCACTTTGTTCGCATCGAATACATTACTGGCGGCCATTGCGCCTTGCAAAGATTGTAATTGCGCAGACATGGGCGAGGATTTGAGCGTATCCGCTGGTGGGACGGCATCCGTTCCGGTTTTGTCGACACGTTTTCCTGCATTTGCTTGAGTTTGCCCGATCGGTAGGCTGGTGGACTTTTTCGAGTCATGGATTTTCATTGTGTGATCTCTATCTGATTTGGGTTCAAGTAAGCCGGAACCGGTGAGCATTATATCGGCGAGGCTTTTGCAAACTTTAACACCCAATCAGAAGATGACGCGACACCCCCGTCAATAGCTTACTTCAACCACGCCACCGGCTTTGGCCACCCCTCTGATCATTTGCCCGGACTGTGTCCTGGCCTGGACGAGCTGGCCTTCACCGGCACTGGTCAGCGCCTGGGCTTCGGCAGAAACCTGGAACCCCGGGCCAGCGGATACCAGGCGTACCGTTTGCCCTTGCTGTACGGCAGGCTGGCTGCGCAAACTGTCCTGGCGCAGTGCGGTTCCCGCTTGCAGGGACAGGGTGACCGTGCGGCCTATGGCCTGTGCGGCATCGGTAATAATGCCGGTTGGCAGGGTGGTCAGATCGCCTTGCATTGTGGCGAGATCGCTCGCGCCGACGATTTGACCCTGGGCCAGCGGTGCGGCGGCGACGATGTAATCGGCCACCACGGTTACTTTGGCCTGGATGTAGACAGTCCATGGCGTAGGTACGGTGCAACGGATGCCTACCGTGGTTTTCCCCCATACCCGGCTACCCGTTGGCATGAACGCCTGTGGCGCGGCGCAGGACGCCAGATCCAGACGCGGGTCGAGTTTGCCGAC contains:
- a CDS encoding flagella synthesis protein FlgN, whose translation is MDTRLMDTLNEERDAMHCLLGLIQQEQALLLEADIDRLSAVTDEKARTVARMTELANTRLHALATAGYPQSEAGMQAWLASQTAGSAAETWAELLALTQSAKEMNRVNGLLINTHLTRNQVALNVLHGADQRSGFYGPDGQSKISVAARNLVIG
- the flgM gene encoding flagellar biosynthesis anti-sigma factor FlgM produces the protein MKIHDSKKSTSLPIGQTQANAGKRVDKTGTDAVPPADTLKSSPMSAQLQSLQGAMAASNVFDANKVEAIKLAIADGKFQVNPEKVADGLLATVKNLLQARRN
- the flgA gene encoding flagellar basal body P-ring formation chaperone FlgA, which gives rise to MKTLLALLLLSFVQITAAQTSALRQDPALIRQVAEQFLNAQARGLPGRVSITVGKLDPRLDLASCAAPQAFMPTGSRVWGKTTVGIRCTVPTPWTVYIQAKVTVVADYIVAAAPLAQGQIVGASDLATMQGDLTTLPTGIITDAAQAIGRTVTLSLQAGTALRQDSLRSQPAVQQGQTVRLVSAGPGFQVSAEAQALTSAGEGQLVQARTQSGQMIRGVAKAGGVVEVSY
- a CDS encoding HDOD domain-containing protein, which produces MQKFSDDANLPALGSAVSRVVQLASSDDEALQELTNFVLSDVALTQKILRLSNTVSYRTASGRTITTISSAIFLLGFDTVKTCALAMLLVDRLPDNNHAQSVRFELAQALRASVIGRQLARRSHFHDSEEAAIAALFKNLGQLLVASHDHGLYSEITELTHSADLTPARASMQVLGCSFDQLGATVLHDWKISDTLIHALSPLSARAQKAPESRQEWMSLVASFSSEAARLMPHLNDAKQHADNQILLARFGAALSLDKGKIDQLFALAIEEAHILLDSMGLLSLPDKPAELPGEIETGTSAQNLLNDFLLTTAGPDSKPSIACHASGKPINAHALLLAGVQDVTQMMGSGHGKLNELIMQVLETLYQGMGFRFATVCMKDLKSNQFRARVAIGEHHAARQAGFRFSATTTHDIFHLAIKNNADLMIADAAATKIHQLIPVWHRELLPDTRSFVVLPLVIQEKPLGLLYADRSRLAPEGVSADETALIKTLKSLLLATLNSR
- the motD gene encoding flagellar motor protein MotD yields the protein MARKKYAEEHDNHERWLVSYADFITLLFAFFVVMYAISSVNESKYRVLSDSLGSAFGQTRPPQTKSWQEQPTLPLPGKLLVPRPRISEAVRREREQMTGIARDILKVLAPLVSEGKVRVTQTARGVSVEINASLLFAPGEAKLTEESSQALKAVAAVLNNDQHAIRVEGYTDNLPISNAFFPSNWELSAMRASSVVRLFGESGISENRLTAVGHGSNQPVDSNTTAVGRARNRRVTVTILSALPEVVTEVPVKASSHN